From the genome of uncultured Bacteroides sp.:
GCTTTTATCCAGTTTTCTTTATTAATGCAATAACGCACTTTAGGCCCTTCTATCTCACCTTGAATCAATCCGGCGTCTTTCAGTTCTTTCAAATGTTGTGAAACGGTAGCCTTAGCTATCGGCAACTCATCATGAATATCACCGAAGAAACAACTTTCCTGTGATGCAAGGAAATCAATAATAGCAATGCGGGCAGGGTGTCCCATTGCCTTTGCATATCTTGCTAACTGTTCCTGTTCTGCTGTGTAATCTTTTTCTTTTTCCATATATTGTTCGCAAATATACGAACAAGAAAACAGAATGCAAATATTCAGGATGATTTTTATTCTTTTTAGCAATAGTTTTTTATCCATAGAGAAGAATCTTATATTAAAATTCATTGATATATCAATTCTATTTGTACCTTTGGTGTTGTTATTTATAACTTTCTAAAAATAATTTTAATAGGAGGAGAATCTAATGGTAAAAGTGATTGCTAAATTCTTTGTTAAAGAGGATAAAGTTGAAGATTTTTTAAAATTGGCTAATGTCTTAGTTGAAGAATCGAGAAAAGAGGCAGGATGTGTAAGTTATAATCTACTTCAGGATGTAAGTAACCCACAAACATTAATAATGGTTGAAGAGTGGGAGAGTGCAGGAATCTTGAAAACACATATGGCCTCAGCTCACTTTACAAGTATTATCCCTAAAATGAGTTTATTGCAGTTTCAGAAAGAAGAAATTACAGTTTGTAAAAACGTCTTTTAAAAACAAACGAGGACTCCTCATAAGCAGGAAGTCCTCGTTTTAGTTTTCCGTATAGTATAGATTTTATTTTTTTGAGAAGAGTTCTTTCTCTCTCCATTCTTTCATTAATTCAGAAATAGTGTTTTTAACACTCATAATTTTTTCTGCTCTATAAGCATTTGCTCCGGCAAAAGCATATCCATTTTTAAAGTTTCCTTTGAATGCATTGTAAAGAGCCAGCATAATGCAATATGGGCTTTTAGAAATATCGCAAGTCTTAATGCAGTGGAATGGACAAGATTTAGGTTGCTTAATGCCCTCCTTAACCTGATTAATAAATGAACCTCCAATTGCACGGCCAGGCATACCTACCGGACTTTTAATAATTTCAATATCCTCTTCCTTTGCATCTAAGTATTGTTGCTTAAAGGCTTCAGAAGCATCACATTCTTCTGTGGTTACGAAGCGGGTTCCTAACTGTACGCCCGAAGCTCCAAGTTCCATCATACGATAAATGTCTGCTCCGGTGTAAATACCTCCAGCAGCAATCACAGGAATCTTCTTATTGTATTTTTCTTCAAATACTGCAACTTCAGCTACGACCTGTGGCAGAACTTCTTCCAGAGAATAGTGTTCGTCGGTAATCTGATTTTCCTTGTAACCAAGGTGTCCTCCGGCTTTAGGGCCTTCAACAACTACAGCATCAGGAAGATAGTTGTACTGACTGTGCCATTTTTCGCAGATGATTTTTACTGCACGTGCCGATGAAACAATAGGCACAAGCTTTGTTTTGCTACCTTTTGGAAGGAAGCTTGGTAAATCAAGAGGAAGTCCGGCTCCACTGAATATGATGTCAGCTTTTTCAGCAATGGATGTTTTTACCATATCTGCAAAGTTGGTCATGGCAACCATAACATTCACTCCGATAATGCCTTTGGCTTTTTCCTGAGTTTCTTTAACCATTTCGCGTGCTTTTCTTAGTTCTTCTTTAAGACCTAAGACACATGCTTCACTAAAATTACTTGATAATTTATTGTATAGAAGTCCCAAACCAGCGCAAGAGATTACGCCGATGCCTCCTTCGTTTGCTACGGCTGAGGCTAGGCCTGACAAAGAGATTCCTACGCCCATTCCACCTTGGATAATTGGAACTTGAGCCTTTAGGTCTCCGATAGATAATGTTTTCAAAATATAATGCTTTATAGAATTATGGTGTCAAAGGTAATATTATAACTGGAAAAGATAGTTGAAAATGAAACAATTTTTCGTGAGACCTGATTTTTTGTGATTTATTATATCTTGATATACGGATAGTCTGTCTATCAATATACTAATATGTGTATCATATTGTTACCTACCTCCGGTGGTTAGTTTTGTAAACCGGGGAAAAAGCTTCCGTGAAGCGTAATAGATAAACAGCGTAATGAAGATAATTGAAATTGGAATTATAAAGTATATCAAAGTCATTAGTCCGTCAGATTCCGGTTTTATTGTTCTAAACAGTATAATTCTTAATATTTTTATGAATGGTTCATGGATAGCGTATACAATAAAACTACCAATAGCTAATGATTTGTTTGGAGTAACTTTTTCTTTATCAATAAAGTATGCTATGATATTAATAAAGCAGACACATCCACAGATAATACCTATCTTATGAATATATATATTAAAATCAAAATTCTTCGTAAGCAAGTCAACTATAGCAATTATTGGATATATAATTATTGAAGAAGTGAAAAGTTTGTATGATTCTTCAACGATGTTTTTTTTATTGATGCTAAAGAATGCACCGAGGCTAAAGAAAAACAGTGTTTCCGGACGAATGATAGCCGGGTGAAACCAAAATCCAAAATACCAGATAACTCCTAAAAAGACAATTCCAAAAACCTTTGTCTTTTTTATAAAAGAATGAATAAGAGGAGATATTAGTACGGCCAGCATTAAGTCTCTTATAAACCAGAATGGGTAATTTATGGGGCAGGGTGAAAGAATTCCAAATGCATGGGCAAAATCAGTAAATGTGAAGTTTCTTATAATTATACTTGCATCATATAATAAGTTGTTCTTTATTGGAAAGCTCTGGATAATAAAGTGATAGATTATTATAAAGATATTCCAATACAGATAGGGTATAAAAAGTGATTTGAATCTGCTTTTTAGTTTTTCTTTATATAGTTGGGGTGTGAATTCCTTTTTATAGAAAAAGAGAAATCCTGAAATAATAAAAAATAGAGGTATACTGGTTCTTGCAATTACATGAGAAAAGAATTCACTCGAATAATAGAAAAGCGGGCCAATAGATTCGCATGTTTTAATCTCTCCATTTACAATTACTACTGATGAGAAAGCGTGAATAAAAACCACTCCGATAATTAAAGGAAATCTTAAATAGTCAATTGTTCTGGACTGCAATTCGTCTTTGGTCATTTGTTTCTGATTCTGTTGCCATTTTAATTATCCAATTCCCAATGACAAATTATTATAGATTATATTGTTGACTGATTCATTAATCTCTCTGGAAGTTAAGCATATATATTGCATGAATTAGCCAAACGGCAGCAAAAGTACTATAAAGTAACGTGAAAGCCAATCGCATACTATAAAAAGATAAGCATTTGCCTCTTTATAAGACCCGTTTAATAAAATTTCTAAATTCTTATTTCGAATATTCTTGCATAAATGCTACTTTATTTAATACTTTTGTAATACAATAAGTAGTCTAAACAAATCTAATCATGAAAATCTTTAAAAACATTGTTCTTTTAATGATATTGCTTTTGCCATCTATTTGTATGCAGGCAGTATCAAGTAATCAAACCAAAGTAAATCAGACAGCTGTAGTTAGGGTGGGGGATGCTCGTTTTACAGTAATAACTCCCCGTGTAATACGTATGGAATGGGATAGCACTAAGCTATTTAATGATCAGGCTTCTTTTTTGGCTGTAAATCGGAATTTACAAGTGCCACAGTTTACACAAAGTGTCAAAGGAGGTTGGTTAACCATCAAAACATCCGAAGCGGAGCTAAACTATAAAGTTGGTAGCGGATGCTTTACCCCAAAAAATATTCGTGTCAAATTTCTAAAGGATAATAAAAGTGTAATCTGGAAATTCGGTGATGTACAAAAAGGTAATCTGAAAGGAACTTACCGTACACTCGACGGATACAATGGAGGCATTCACGAGCACGACAATAAACCTATGCCTATTGAAGATGGGTTGCTATCTACTGATGGATGGACATTTATTGACGATTCAAAGAATTATTTATTTGATAATTCCGACTGGCCTTGGGTTGCTGAACGTAAAAATAAGGCTGGACAGGATTTTTATTTCATGGCTTATGGACATAATTACAAGTCGGCTCTGAAAGATTTCACAGCTTTCTCAGGTAAAGTGCCATTGCCTCCTCGTTATACTTTCGGATACTGGTGGTCACGTTACTGGAGTTATTCCGATAATGAACTGCGCAACCTTATTGATAACTTTAATACATATAATATTCCATTAGATGTATTGGTTGTAGATATGGACTGGCATTATACCGAGGCTGGTAAAGGTGGATGGACCGGATATACATGGAACCGCCGTTTGTTCCCCGATCCTGACGGATTTTTGAAATATCTGAAACAAAACAAGCTTCAGATAACTCTCAATCTTCATCCTGCTGATGGTATTGCCAATTACGAAGAAAATTTTCCTGCTATGGCAAAATGGATGGGAGTAAATCCCGATTCAACAAAGCTGATTCCTTATGAAGGATCAAACAAACAGTTTATGAGTGGATGGTTTAATACAATTCTTCGTCCAATGGAAAAGAAAGGTATTGACTTTTGGTGGCTCGACTGGCAACAAAAGCTTAATGATGGAAAATTCAAAGATTTGAGTAATACATGGTGGATTAATTATGTTGTCTTCTCTGATATGGAACGCAACCGTGATACTCGTCCGTTACTTTACCATCGTTGGGGAGGATTAGGAAATCACCGTTACCAGATAGGTTTCTCTGGTGATTCTTATATTTCATGGGCTTCACTTGACTTCCAGCCATATTTTAATTCAACAGCTTCCAATGTGCTTTATGGCTATTGGAGTCATGATATTGGTGGCCACATGGGTGCTAATAATATTGATCCGGAACTCTATGTGCGCTGGCTTCAGTTTGGTGCTTTGAGTCCTGTTCTTCGTACTCACTCTACAAAGAACTCTAATTTGAACAAAGAACCTTGGGCTTTTAGTCAGAAATACCTCGAAGTTATTCGCAATACGATTCTTGAACGTTATCAGATGGCTCCTTATGTTTATACAATGGCCCGTAAAACATACGATGAAGCTCTCTCTCTTTGTCGCCCTATGTATTATGATTATCCTGAAAATAAAGAAGCTTATGATAATAAGAATGAATATATGTTTGGCGATAATCTGCTAGTTTGCCCAATTACTTCACCGATGAAAAATGACAAGTCGACTGTGACGGTTTGGCTGCCGGAAGGAAATGATTGGTACGAATGGCATACCGGTACATTATTAAAAGGAGGACAATCCATTGAACGAACATTTGGTCTTGATGAATATCCAGTTTATGTAAAAGCCGGTTCAATATTACCTTTATATGATAAAGTGAAGAATCTGCAAAAGAACGATGAATCTGTGACGGTGACAGTATTCCCAGGTAAGCAAGGATCTTTTGAAATGTACGAAGATAATGGCAACGATAAAGATTATGCAACTCATTATGCAAAAACTCTGTTATCAACAGAAAAGGCTGGTAATGTATTAACTGTGAAGATTGCTGCTCGTCAGGGAAGTTATCCTGATATGCCTTCAAACAGAAACTTCAAAGTTAAAGTTCTAGCTTCTGCAGTTCCAGAAAGTGTAATGGTAAATGGTGTTCAGACAGATTTTACATACGATGGCAATGATTTAAGCCTTACTGTAAATGTACCTGAAACGGATTGCAGTAAAGAGAAAGTCCTTAAAATAACTTACCCAATAGATGCTTTGGAAGTAACAGACGGTCTTCAGGCTCAGATGCGCCATGTTCGTGCTGCAGTTCTTCAGCTTAAACAGAAACAAGCAGGCATTGTACTCAATGAAGAATTAGGAACAATGGAATCGGCAGGTGGGTGTATTACTTATTATCCTAATCAATTTAAGCAACGAGTGGAAGCATTCCGAGCTAACTATGCTAATTTGCCTACAGTTCTTCAAGCTCAGAAACTAAATCAGGAAACTATTGACTGGTTTATAAATGCTGTGAAGTAAATATAGAAATGAGTATATTATTTCAAAGTCTATAAAATCTTAGGATATCCAATCCTTCTTGTTCTTGATAACAGAACTTCGGAATTAGATTACCCATTGAAATTATGTAAACCGAATTTAGAAATAATATACTCGCTGTGATGCCTAATTAGGAATAAGAAAATATTGTAAATTAATCTTGGTAATAAAGGCAAAATCTGTAAACCTATTATAGGCAGTTATAAAACTCCGGTCGGACTTTAAGCAAACTCCCGCCGGAGTTTATTCAAAGTCCCGCCTGCTTTTTAGAAAAGTAGGCGGGACTTTTTTGTACCTCTAAATGTTTGATTATCAATGTTTATAAAAGTGGTTTTATAGCTTTATGAACAGTGCCCCGAAGCTTACAGTAACAACAATATGTCGCTATATTTCTTAATAATGAAACCGGCTAGGGTGGGGGGAGTGGGGAAGGGGGAGCGTTTTCTATAACTTTCTATTTTTTTCTATTTATATATTTCCTATAATAAGGATACTTATTCTTATTTTTTTCACGAAAGTTATAGAAATGTATCTATTTACCCCCTCCCCCCCCTTAAAAACTTATATTTCAGAGAAGGACTTGCATCATGCACAAAACCATTCCTAAGATTTATAAATACAGGAACCAACCTAGGGCAATTTAGATAATAGATATAGGTTTTTTATAAGTTATGATTGATAAAAGCATTGAATTCGTATCGTTTATCAATCATAACTTATAAAATCTCCACCCTGCAAGTAATTATCAACTTTCCTATTTTGTGCGTTGCTCATGCAAGAAATTGAGGAATAAGGTTCATCATTTCAAAAAAAATGAGACTATCCATCTTATGTATAAATGGATAGTCTCTATTTTGTAGTAAAATGATTTATTTAGTATGCTAGAATGATATAGTTGCTTTGTCTGCTTTGAGAGAAACATTGATCTCTGAATCTTTTGTTTTACCCTTCCATACCATCTTTTTACATTCGGTCTTAGGCAAGCTCACATAATTATTTCCCTTTCCTGTAAGATGCTCTTCATTGATATCACATTTATTTACATTCCAGTTATTTAGGTTCTCAAGATCTATACTGAAGATGTTTATCTTATTATTGGCAAGAGAAATTTGAGCATGATAGCCCGAAATGTTTAATCGGTCTATTTTACATGAATCTATAACGATTTCATTAACTCCATAAACAGTAGCTTCTTTCAATGTAATCTTTTTGAAGATTGTTCCCATCTTTTTGGATTCATTTTTTATCGACAACGTAGAAGCTGAGTCTGTATAAAGACTGAAGTTAGCATGCATTCTCTTAGACTTGTATTTATCAAGAAGATCTGTCAAATGTTCTTCCGAATAACTTAGTTTTATAATAAGTGTATCACCCGATACTTGTTTATTTATCATAAAAGATAATTCTTTTGGATAGCAGAACATACCTTTTTGTTGTTCATTTTTTAATGGCTGAACCATCAACGAACTTGATATATCATTCACTTCGTTGTTATTCTCATCAACAAATCTGATAACCTTGTACAAGGAGACGTTTATTGAATCGACCTTGCCGGAAAAGTTATCATTTGATAAAAAGCCTTTTTCAGTTTTATCAATCGGGGCAAAAAATCGTAGATGAATAATAAATATCACCGATAATAATAACACCGATGATAAGATTGCTAATAATATAACTGTTGTGCGTCTCATTGTCTGATACTATTTTGTTTCTTACTAAATTCGTTATACATATTTTCAATTTTCTCCATAGGAATATCCAATGTGTAGATTTGATGGAAAAACCATTCAAGGTCTTCCTCTATAAAACGCTTCCTACGTAGAGATAAAATCAATTTCTTTGCACCGGTGGATACAAAATATCCAATGCCTCTTTTATTATAAATTATGTTCTGAGACTGAAGATAATCAAATGAGCGCATTGCGGTATTTGAGTTGACTTCTACAATAGAAGCGTATTCTCTTACTGACGGAATTCTTTCTTCCTCCGGATATTGCCCGAAGATAATCTCGTCACATATTCTATCTGCTATCTGCAAATAAATAGCTTTACTTTCTTTAAAGTTCATACGCTTAGAGTCTATTAATAATTTCAGAGTCTTTAAATCGGAAATAAGAGATAACCCAGTTAAAAAGAGTCAGAAAAGAAAAAAGCAAGATAATATTTTGCTTTGTTATCCATTTTTCTATTAGTTCTCCGCAATAATCTCCTGCACTAAACCTTAACTGATTATCATTAAACAGAGAGTGTACCA
Proteins encoded in this window:
- a CDS encoding putative quinol monooxygenase; the encoded protein is MVKVIAKFFVKEDKVEDFLKLANVLVEESRKEAGCVSYNLLQDVSNPQTLIMVEEWESAGILKTHMASAHFTSIIPKMSLLQFQKEEITVCKNVF
- a CDS encoding acyltransferase, whose translation is MTKDELQSRTIDYLRFPLIIGVVFIHAFSSVVIVNGEIKTCESIGPLFYYSSEFFSHVIARTSIPLFFIISGFLFFYKKEFTPQLYKEKLKSRFKSLFIPYLYWNIFIIIYHFIIQSFPIKNNLLYDASIIIRNFTFTDFAHAFGILSPCPINYPFWFIRDLMLAVLISPLIHSFIKKTKVFGIVFLGVIWYFGFWFHPAIIRPETLFFFSLGAFFSINKKNIVEESYKLFTSSIIIYPIIAIVDLLTKNFDFNIYIHKIGIICGCVCFINIIAYFIDKEKVTPNKSLAIGSFIVYAIHEPFIKILRIILFRTIKPESDGLMTLIYFIIPISIIFITLFIYYASRKLFPRFTKLTTGGR
- a CDS encoding TIM-barrel domain-containing protein, which codes for MQAVSSNQTKVNQTAVVRVGDARFTVITPRVIRMEWDSTKLFNDQASFLAVNRNLQVPQFTQSVKGGWLTIKTSEAELNYKVGSGCFTPKNIRVKFLKDNKSVIWKFGDVQKGNLKGTYRTLDGYNGGIHEHDNKPMPIEDGLLSTDGWTFIDDSKNYLFDNSDWPWVAERKNKAGQDFYFMAYGHNYKSALKDFTAFSGKVPLPPRYTFGYWWSRYWSYSDNELRNLIDNFNTYNIPLDVLVVDMDWHYTEAGKGGWTGYTWNRRLFPDPDGFLKYLKQNKLQITLNLHPADGIANYEENFPAMAKWMGVNPDSTKLIPYEGSNKQFMSGWFNTILRPMEKKGIDFWWLDWQQKLNDGKFKDLSNTWWINYVVFSDMERNRDTRPLLYHRWGGLGNHRYQIGFSGDSYISWASLDFQPYFNSTASNVLYGYWSHDIGGHMGANNIDPELYVRWLQFGALSPVLRTHSTKNSNLNKEPWAFSQKYLEVIRNTILERYQMAPYVYTMARKTYDEALSLCRPMYYDYPENKEAYDNKNEYMFGDNLLVCPITSPMKNDKSTVTVWLPEGNDWYEWHTGTLLKGGQSIERTFGLDEYPVYVKAGSILPLYDKVKNLQKNDESVTVTVFPGKQGSFEMYEDNGNDKDYATHYAKTLLSTEKAGNVLTVKIAARQGSYPDMPSNRNFKVKVLASAVPESVMVNGVQTDFTYDGNDLSLTVNVPETDCSKEKVLKITYPIDALEVTDGLQAQMRHVRAAVLQLKQKQAGIVLNEELGTMESAGGCITYYPNQFKQRVEAFRANYANLPTVLQAQKLNQETIDWFINAVK
- a CDS encoding GntR family transcriptional regulator, giving the protein MNFKESKAIYLQIADRICDEIIFGQYPEEERIPSVREYASIVEVNSNTAMRSFDYLQSQNIIYNKRGIGYFVSTGAKKLILSLRRKRFIEEDLEWFFHQIYTLDIPMEKIENMYNEFSKKQNSIRQ
- a CDS encoding metalloregulator ArsR/SmtB family transcription factor translates to MEKEKDYTAEQEQLARYAKAMGHPARIAIIDFLASQESCFFGDIHDELPIAKATVSQHLKELKDAGLIQGEIEGPKVRYCINKENWIKAQQLFARFYDKKNINKVCCG
- a CDS encoding nitronate monooxygenase family protein encodes the protein MKTLSIGDLKAQVPIIQGGMGVGISLSGLASAVANEGGIGVISCAGLGLLYNKLSSNFSEACVLGLKEELRKAREMVKETQEKAKGIIGVNVMVAMTNFADMVKTSIAEKADIIFSGAGLPLDLPSFLPKGSKTKLVPIVSSARAVKIICEKWHSQYNYLPDAVVVEGPKAGGHLGYKENQITDEHYSLEEVLPQVVAEVAVFEEKYNKKIPVIAAGGIYTGADIYRMMELGASGVQLGTRFVTTEECDASEAFKQQYLDAKEEDIEIIKSPVGMPGRAIGGSFINQVKEGIKQPKSCPFHCIKTCDISKSPYCIMLALYNAFKGNFKNGYAFAGANAYRAEKIMSVKNTISELMKEWREKELFSKK